The proteins below are encoded in one region of Streptomyces sp. NBC_00490:
- a CDS encoding thiolase domain-containing protein, whose translation MSKEPVAVIGIGQTKHVAARRDVSIAGLVREAARRALDDAELDWADIDAVVIGKAPDFFEGVMMPELYLADALGAVGKPMLRVHTAGSVGGSTALVAAGLVAARVHGTVLTLAFEKQSESNAMWGLSLPIPFQQPLLAGAGGFFAPHVRAYMRRSGAPDTVGSLVAYKDRRNALKNPYAHLHEHDITLEKVQASPMLWDPIRYSETCPSSDGACAMVLSDRAGAARAPRPPAWMLGGAMRSEPTLFAGKDAVSPQAGKDCAADVYRQAGIADPRRDIDAVEMYVPFSWYEPMWLENLGFADEGEGWKLTEAGVTELDGDLPVNMSGGVLSTNPIGASGMIRFAEAALQVRGQAGEHQVEGARRALGHAYGGGSQFFSMWLVGSEPPDA comes from the coding sequence ATGAGCAAGGAGCCCGTGGCCGTCATAGGCATCGGTCAGACCAAGCATGTCGCCGCCCGGCGGGACGTGTCGATCGCCGGGCTCGTACGGGAGGCGGCGCGACGGGCCCTGGACGACGCCGAGTTGGACTGGGCCGACATCGACGCCGTCGTCATCGGCAAGGCGCCCGACTTCTTCGAGGGCGTCATGATGCCGGAGCTGTATCTCGCGGACGCGCTCGGCGCGGTGGGCAAGCCGATGCTGCGGGTGCACACGGCGGGCTCGGTGGGCGGTTCGACGGCACTGGTCGCCGCGGGGCTCGTCGCGGCCCGCGTGCACGGCACCGTCCTGACGCTGGCCTTCGAGAAGCAGTCCGAGTCCAACGCCATGTGGGGCCTGTCCCTGCCGATCCCCTTCCAGCAGCCCCTGCTGGCCGGGGCGGGCGGCTTCTTCGCCCCGCACGTACGCGCGTACATGCGGCGCAGCGGTGCGCCTGACACGGTCGGCTCGCTGGTGGCGTACAAGGACCGGCGCAACGCGCTGAAGAACCCGTACGCGCATCTCCACGAGCACGACATCACCCTGGAGAAGGTCCAGGCCTCGCCCATGCTCTGGGACCCGATCCGCTACTCCGAGACCTGCCCGTCCTCCGACGGCGCCTGCGCGATGGTGCTCTCCGACCGGGCGGGGGCGGCCCGCGCCCCGCGCCCGCCCGCGTGGATGCTCGGCGGCGCCATGCGCAGCGAGCCGACCCTCTTCGCGGGCAAGGACGCGGTCTCGCCACAGGCCGGAAAGGACTGCGCGGCCGATGTGTACCGGCAGGCGGGCATCGCCGATCCGCGCCGGGACATCGACGCCGTGGAGATGTACGTGCCGTTCTCCTGGTACGAGCCCATGTGGCTGGAGAACCTCGGCTTCGCCGACGAGGGCGAGGGCTGGAAGCTCACCGAGGCGGGAGTGACGGAGCTGGACGGCGATCTGCCCGTCAACATGTCGGGCGGCGTCCTGTCCACCAATCCCATCGGCGCCTCCGGAATGATCCGCTTCGCGGAGGCGGCTCTGCAGGTGCGCGGGCAGGCCGGGGAGCACCAGGTGGAAGGCGCCCGCAGGGCGCTGGGACACGCTTACGGCGGCGGATCGCAGTTCTTCTCGATGTGGCTGGTGGGGTCCGAACCCCCTGATGCGTGA
- a CDS encoding acyl-CoA synthetase, with translation MEYNLADLFESVVDVVPDREALVYIDVPGTGAERRLTYAELDTAANRIGHHLIDSGIRPGEHVGLHMYNGIEYLQVALGCLKARAVPVNVNYRYVEEELVYLYRDADLVGLVFDAELTDRVAAALPLTEKLRHLVRVGDAVPGVDAVAFTDAEAAGSPGRGFPQRSGDDQFIIYTGGTTGMPKGVMWRQEDLFFSGMGGGAPTGEPVKKPEELAERVAAGGSGITFFPTPPLMHGTSTLTAFIGFNFGQRVVLHRKFSPEDVLRTIEREKVTSMSLVGDAMLRPLIDALKGPMKGTDTSSMFSVSSSGAIMSDTVRRQFLELVPNVMLLNNFGSSESGFNGTATDDAGPERGFRVRVNSRTQVVDPATHEPVAVGEVGRVAQCGHVPLGYYNDPRKTAETFFEKDGERWVLLGDMATVDEDGVVIVLGRGSQCINTGGEKVYPEEVEQALKSHPDVYDALVAGVPDTTWGHHVAAVVQLRDGAPRPSLDDIRTHCRGRLAGYKIPRQLVIEDSIQRSPSGKADYRWAREVAVRADG, from the coding sequence GTGGAGTACAACCTTGCCGACCTGTTCGAGTCGGTCGTCGACGTGGTCCCGGACCGCGAGGCGCTGGTGTACATCGACGTCCCCGGCACGGGCGCGGAGCGCCGGCTGACGTACGCGGAGCTGGACACGGCGGCCAACCGCATCGGTCACCATCTGATCGACAGCGGGATACGGCCGGGTGAGCACGTCGGACTGCACATGTACAACGGCATCGAGTACCTCCAGGTCGCGCTCGGCTGCCTGAAGGCCCGGGCCGTGCCGGTGAACGTCAACTACCGCTACGTCGAGGAAGAGTTGGTCTATCTCTACCGGGACGCCGATCTGGTGGGCCTGGTCTTCGACGCGGAGCTCACCGACCGGGTGGCCGCCGCGCTGCCGCTGACCGAGAAGCTGCGCCACCTGGTGCGCGTGGGCGACGCCGTGCCCGGCGTGGACGCCGTGGCCTTCACGGACGCGGAGGCCGCCGGGTCCCCCGGGCGCGGGTTCCCGCAGCGCTCCGGCGACGACCAGTTCATCATCTACACCGGCGGCACCACCGGGATGCCCAAGGGTGTGATGTGGCGCCAGGAGGACCTGTTCTTCTCGGGGATGGGCGGCGGGGCGCCGACCGGCGAGCCGGTGAAGAAGCCCGAGGAGCTCGCCGAGCGGGTCGCGGCCGGCGGCTCGGGGATCACCTTCTTCCCCACTCCCCCGCTGATGCACGGCACCTCCACGCTCACCGCCTTCATCGGCTTCAACTTCGGCCAACGGGTCGTACTGCACCGCAAGTTCTCGCCCGAGGACGTGCTGCGGACGATCGAGCGGGAGAAGGTCACCAGCATGTCCCTGGTCGGGGACGCGATGCTGCGGCCGCTGATCGACGCCCTCAAAGGCCCCATGAAGGGCACGGACACCTCGTCGATGTTCAGCGTGTCCTCGTCGGGGGCGATCATGTCGGACACCGTGCGCCGGCAGTTCCTGGAGCTCGTCCCGAACGTGATGCTGCTCAACAACTTCGGCTCCTCGGAGTCCGGCTTCAACGGCACGGCCACCGACGACGCCGGCCCCGAGCGCGGCTTCCGGGTGCGGGTCAACTCCCGTACGCAGGTCGTCGATCCGGCCACGCACGAGCCGGTCGCCGTGGGCGAGGTGGGCCGCGTCGCGCAGTGCGGCCATGTGCCGCTGGGCTACTACAACGACCCGCGCAAAACCGCGGAGACCTTCTTCGAGAAGGACGGTGAGCGCTGGGTGCTGCTCGGCGACATGGCGACCGTGGACGAGGACGGCGTCGTCATCGTCCTCGGCCGGGGCTCCCAGTGCATCAACACCGGCGGCGAGAAGGTGTACCCCGAAGAGGTGGAGCAGGCGCTCAAGTCCCACCCCGACGTGTACGACGCGCTGGTGGCCGGGGTGCCGGACACCACGTGGGGCCACCACGTGGCAGCCGTCGTACAGCTGCGCGACGGCGCGCCCCGGCCGTCCCTCGACGACATCCGGACGCACTGCCGCGGCCGGCTCGCCGGGTACAAGATCCCGCGTCAGCTGGTGATCGAGGACTCCATCCAGCGGTCCCCCAGCGGGAAGGCCGACTACCGGTGGGCGCGGGAGGTGGCGGTGCGGGCGGACGGGTGA
- a CDS encoding crotonase/enoyl-CoA hydratase family protein translates to MGGTEHLTVQREGATLVLTLNRPEAKNALSLAMLVGLYDGWVEADADDSVRSIVFTGAGGSFCAGMDLKALAGKGMEGEQYRDRLKADPDLHWKAMLRHHRPRKPVIAAVEGHCVAGGTEMLQGTDIRVAGESATFGLFEVRRGLFPIGGSTVRLQRQIPRTHALEMLLTGRPYSAREALDIGLIGHVVPDGTALTKALEIAEQVNACGPLAVEAVKASVYETAEMTETDGLAAELGRGWPVFDTADAKEGARAFAEKRPPTYKRA, encoded by the coding sequence ATGGGTGGCACGGAACACCTCACTGTGCAGCGCGAAGGCGCCACACTGGTGCTCACACTCAACAGGCCGGAGGCCAAGAACGCGCTCTCGCTGGCGATGCTCGTCGGCCTGTACGACGGCTGGGTCGAGGCCGACGCCGACGACTCGGTCCGCTCGATCGTGTTCACCGGCGCGGGCGGCTCGTTCTGCGCCGGCATGGACCTCAAGGCCCTGGCCGGCAAGGGCATGGAGGGAGAGCAGTACCGGGACCGGCTCAAGGCCGACCCCGACCTGCACTGGAAGGCGATGCTGCGCCACCATCGCCCCCGCAAGCCGGTGATCGCCGCCGTCGAGGGCCACTGCGTGGCGGGCGGCACCGAGATGCTCCAGGGCACCGACATCAGGGTCGCGGGCGAGTCGGCGACCTTCGGCCTGTTCGAGGTCAGGCGGGGCCTGTTCCCGATCGGCGGCTCCACGGTCCGCCTCCAGCGCCAGATCCCGCGCACCCACGCCCTGGAGATGCTGCTCACCGGCCGCCCGTACAGCGCCCGCGAGGCCCTGGACATCGGCCTGATCGGACACGTGGTCCCCGACGGCACGGCACTGACCAAGGCGCTGGAGATCGCCGAACAGGTCAACGCCTGCGGCCCGTTGGCGGTCGAGGCCGTCAAGGCCTCGGTGTACGAGACCGCCGAGATGACCGAGACCGACGGCCTCGCCGCCGAACTGGGGCGCGGCTGGCCCGTCTTCGACACCGCCGACGCCAAGGAAGGGGCCCGCGCCTTCGCGGAGAAACGACCGCCCACCTACAAGCGAGCGTAG
- a CDS encoding thiolase domain-containing protein: MTRDIAVVAFAQSDVLRTTEEQSEVEMLMPVLHDVLDRTGLKTADIDFTCSGSSDYLAGRAFSFTLALDGVGAWPPISESHVEMDGAWALYEAWTKLLTGDADTALVYSYGKSSPGSLRDVLTRQLDPYYVAPLWPDSVALAALQAQALIDAGATDEPALAAIGARSRAVDNPRAQLKGDVPQGEYVVRPLRTGDCPPIGDGAAAVVLAAGERARDLCTRPAWIRGIDHRIEAHSLGVRDLTDSPSTRLAAEKAGAFERPVETAELHAPFSSQEIVLRKALRLDADVRVNPSGGALAANPMMAAGLIRIGEAAARIHRGESDRALAHATSGPCLQQNLVAVLEGDPR; the protein is encoded by the coding sequence GTGACCAGGGACATCGCCGTCGTCGCCTTCGCACAGTCCGACGTCCTGCGCACCACCGAGGAACAGTCCGAGGTGGAGATGCTCATGCCGGTCCTGCACGACGTCCTGGACCGGACCGGCCTGAAGACCGCGGACATCGACTTCACCTGCTCCGGCTCCAGCGACTACCTCGCCGGCCGCGCCTTCTCCTTCACCCTCGCCCTCGACGGCGTCGGCGCCTGGCCGCCGATCTCGGAGTCGCACGTCGAGATGGACGGCGCGTGGGCGCTGTACGAGGCCTGGACCAAACTGCTCACCGGGGACGCGGACACCGCGCTCGTCTACTCCTACGGCAAGTCCTCACCCGGGTCGCTGCGCGACGTGCTGACCCGCCAGCTCGACCCGTACTACGTGGCCCCCCTGTGGCCCGACTCGGTCGCCCTCGCCGCCCTCCAGGCGCAGGCACTCATCGACGCGGGCGCCACCGACGAACCGGCGCTGGCCGCGATCGGCGCCCGCAGCCGTGCCGTCGACAACCCGCGCGCCCAGCTCAAGGGAGACGTCCCGCAAGGGGAGTACGTCGTACGGCCGTTGCGCACCGGCGACTGCCCGCCGATCGGCGACGGAGCGGCCGCGGTGGTGCTCGCCGCCGGGGAGCGGGCCCGCGACCTGTGCACGCGCCCCGCCTGGATCCGCGGCATCGACCACCGCATCGAGGCACACTCCCTCGGCGTCCGCGACCTGACCGACTCGCCCTCCACCCGCCTCGCCGCCGAGAAGGCGGGCGCCTTCGAACGGCCCGTCGAAACCGCCGAGTTGCACGCGCCGTTCAGCTCCCAGGAGATCGTGCTGCGCAAGGCACTGAGGCTGGACGCCGACGTCCGGGTCAACCCGTCCGGCGGGGCGCTCGCCGCCAACCCGATGATGGCCGCCGGACTGATCCGCATCGGCGAGGCCGCCGCCCGCATCCATCGCGGGGAGTCCGACCGGGCCCTCGCACACGCCACCTCCGGCCCCTGTCTGCAACAGAACCTGGTCGCCGTACTGGAAGGGGATCCGCGATGA
- a CDS encoding Zn-ribbon domain-containing OB-fold protein — protein sequence MPAVLKAPLVVEFPFTRSLGPVQSAFLSGLRDRVVLGVKTGDGRTLVPPVEYDPVTAEEIRDLVEVAPTGTVTTWAWNHEPRRGQPLSSPFAWVLVRLDGADTALLHALDAPGPDAVHTGLRVRVRWAEDRVGAITDIACFEPYDGDPAEPGGHSGAFEDPVTGIVAAARLDYTYSPGRAQSAYINALSERRNVGERCPSCRKVYVPPRGACPTCGVATSEQVEVGPGGTVTTFCIVNIKAKNLDIEVPYVYGHIALDGAGLALHGRIGGIPYDQVRMGLRVEPVWTEGGRFPDHYRPTGEPDADYETYKELL from the coding sequence ATGCCCGCAGTCCTCAAAGCGCCCCTCGTCGTCGAATTCCCCTTCACCCGCTCCCTCGGCCCCGTCCAGAGCGCGTTCCTCTCCGGCCTGCGCGACCGCGTCGTGCTCGGTGTGAAGACCGGCGACGGCCGCACCCTCGTACCCCCCGTCGAGTACGACCCCGTCACCGCCGAGGAGATCCGCGACCTCGTCGAGGTCGCCCCCACCGGCACGGTCACCACCTGGGCCTGGAACCACGAACCCCGCCGCGGCCAGCCCCTCTCCTCGCCCTTCGCCTGGGTCCTGGTCCGCCTCGACGGCGCCGACACCGCCCTCCTCCACGCCCTCGACGCGCCCGGCCCCGACGCCGTGCACACCGGCCTGCGCGTCCGCGTCCGCTGGGCCGAGGACCGCGTCGGCGCGATCACCGACATCGCCTGCTTCGAGCCGTACGACGGTGACCCGGCCGAACCGGGCGGCCACAGCGGCGCCTTCGAGGACCCGGTCACCGGCATCGTCGCGGCCGCCCGCCTCGACTACACCTACTCACCCGGACGCGCCCAGAGCGCCTACATCAACGCCCTCTCCGAACGACGCAACGTCGGCGAACGCTGCCCGTCCTGCCGCAAGGTGTACGTGCCGCCCAGGGGCGCGTGCCCCACCTGCGGCGTCGCCACCTCGGAACAGGTGGAGGTGGGACCGGGCGGCACGGTCACCACGTTCTGCATCGTCAACATCAAGGCGAAGAACCTCGACATCGAAGTGCCCTACGTCTACGGCCACATCGCCCTCGACGGAGCCGGGCTCGCGCTGCACGGACGCATCGGCGGCATCCCGTACGACCAGGTCCGGATGGGCCTGCGCGTCGAACCGGTGTGGACGGAAGGGGGCCGCTTCCCCGACCACTACCGGCCCACCGGAGAACCCGACGCGGACTACGAGACGTACAAGGAGCTGCTGTGA